A genomic segment from Cyprinus carpio isolate SPL01 chromosome A22, ASM1834038v1, whole genome shotgun sequence encodes:
- the LOC109047400 gene encoding dual specificity protein phosphatase 5: MKVSSIDCRRLRKIIRKECGSCLIVDCRPYFSFSSSSIRGSVNVNLNSVVVRRSRGGPVPLQFVIPDERALFRLREGSISSVVALDDRTPHLQKLKKDSIAQIVINSLSHLASNASICFLKGGYENFHSHYPELCTETKSVNLSEDKSERGVSSHCDKLGAHHKPDYDQGRPVEILPFLYLGSAYHACRQDYLSDLRITALLNVSRRDSRPAKGQYDYKWIPVEDSHTADISSHFQEAIDFIERVKAEGGKVLVHCEAGISRSPTICMAYIMKTQRLRLEQAFEVIRQRRAIVSPNFSFMGQLLQFESEVVSSAPPTITPAAQETPTFFSGNFTLETENFESSVFTFPTSFLTPVPIQPSVHQFKLSPITALP; encoded by the exons ATGAAGGTCTCCAGCATAGACTGTCGCCGCCTGAGGAAGATCATACGGAAGGAGTGTGGAAGTTGTCTGATTGTGGACTGTAGACCGTATTTCTCGTTCTCCAGCTCGAGTATCAGAGGCTCCGTCAATGTCAACTTGAATTCAGTGGTGGTCCGGAGGTCCCGCGGCGGTCCGGTGCCTCTACAGTTCGTCATACCGGACGAGAGAGCGCTGTTTCGGCTTCGGGAAGGAAGCATCTCGTCGGTCGTGGCTCTGGATGACCGCACACCTCATttgcaaaaactgaaaaaagacagtATTGCTCAAATTGTCATCAATAGTTTGTCGCACTTGGCGAGTAACGCGAGCATCTGCTTCCTGAAAG GAGGCTACGAGAACTTCCATTCCCATTACCCCGAGCTTTGCACTGAAACCAAGTCTGTGAATCTGAGTGAAGACAAAAGTGAAAGAGGTGTCAGCAGTCACTGTGACAAACTGGGTGCTCACCACAAACCAGACTATGATCAG ggACGGCCGGTGGAGATCTTGCCTTTCCTATACCTGGGCAGTGCCTATCATGCCTGTAGACAGGACTATCTCAGTGACCTCCGCATTACAGCGCTGCTGAACGTCTCACGCAGGGACTCGCGGCCCGCCAAAGGACAGTATGACTACAAATGGATCCCGGTGGAGGACAGTCACACAGCAGATATCAGCTCACACTTCCAGGAGGCCATAGATTTTATTG aACGTGTGAAAGCAGAGGGAGGTAAAGTGCTGGTCCACTGCGAGGCTGGAATCTCTCGTTCTCCCACAATCTGCATGGCGTACATCATGAAAACCCAACGGTTGCGCTTGGAGCAGGCCTTTGAGGTCATCCGACAGCGGCGTGCCATCGTCTCGCCCAATTTTAGCTTCATGGGTCAACTACTGCAGTTCGAGTCGGAGGTGGTTTCTTCCGCGCCTCCGACCATCACTCCCGCCGCTCAGGAGACACCCACCTTCTTTAGTGGCAACTTCACACTCGAAACGGAGAACTTTGAGTCCTCGGTTTTCACCTTCCCTACCTCCTTCCTGACACCAGTGCCCATCCAACCATCAGTTCACCAGTTCAAACTGAGTCCAATAACTGCACTGCCTTAA